A single genomic interval of Spinacia oleracea cultivar Varoflay chromosome 6, BTI_SOV_V1, whole genome shotgun sequence harbors:
- the LOC130464112 gene encoding F-box/kelch-repeat protein At3g23880-like has translation MVVVEEKRERSKFAENYDHIDGCLPRELTLEILFRLPTKSLVRFKLVCKIWNSLISNPNFIKSYTLNSNNQPVTLLYDDYFNLRKSLSLGKRDNLNLNNNPTVLEINPSFFPDTIANLCHLIGSCDGLVCTYSEHTKLIYLCNPLTKETKEISLPHLKTQPYNRNDIKSMSWFGSVPSINDYKILLVYGNSMPNLRIHAYSMRDEMWRELDTSAFNRLDITTIYINWGKNMVLINETLHICLDINSQNQFMAKFDLVQEILELIPIILKDDDNDYLGGDFVDIFQDGSICICEFRFCSREEMNINLCKWMDVWKLEQYGKWDSWNKLFSFDMGVFDFRIGITSYGKLILKRGTSRNRVVEFELVLVDMTQNPTNQIQLGGVDGIVYVLEYVETLVSPFSLPTD, from the coding sequence ATGGTGGTCGTTGAGGAGAAGAGGGAAAGATCGAAGTTTGCAGAAAATTATGATCATATTGATGGGTGCTTACCCCGAGAGCTAACACTCGAAATCTTGTTTCGACTGCCAACAAAATCATTGGTAAGGTTTAAATTGGTATGCAAAATATGGAATTCTCTAAtctcaaaccctaatttcatcAAGTCCTACACACTAAACTCAAACAATCAGCCTGTAACCTTGCTCTATgatgattattttaatctgcgTAAGTCTTTATCTCTTGGTAAACGGGACAATTTAAACTTAAACAACAACCCTACGGTGTTAGAAATAAACCCTTCCTTCTTCCCCGACACTATAGCAAATCTATGTCACCTAATTGGATCATGCGATGGTCTTGTATGCACGTACTCTGAACACACAAAACTTATTTACCTTTGTAACCCCCTCACCAAAGAAACCAAGGAAATTTCACTCCCACATCTTAAAACCCAACCATATAACCGCAACGACATTAAAAGTATGTCATGGTTTGGCTCCGTTCCTTCTATCAATGACTATAAGATATTGTTAGTATATGGAAATTCAATGCCAAACCTAAGAATCCATGCATACTCGATGAGGGATGAAATGTGGAGAGAGTTAGATACTAGTGCTTTTAATCGTCTTGATATTACTACAATATACATAAATTGGGGAAAGAATATGGTTCTAATCAATGAGACATTGCATATTTGTTTGGACATTAATAGTCAAAACCAGTTTATGGCTAAATTTGATTTAGTCCAAGAAATTTTAGAGTTGATTCCGATTATTTTGAAAGATGATGATAATGATTATCTTGGTGGAGATTTCGTTGATATTTTTCAAGACGGAAGTATTTGCATTTGTGAATTTCGCTTTTGTTCACGGGAAGAGATGAATATTAATCTTTGTAAGTGGATGGATGTTTGGAAGTTAGAGCAATATGGTAAGTGGGATTCTTGGAACAAATTGTTTTCCTTCGACATGGGTGTATTTGATTTCCGTATAGGTATCACATCTTAtggaaaattaattttgaaaagagGAACTTCTCGTAATCGTGTTGTTGAGTTTGAGCTTGTGTTAGTCGACATGACTCAAAATCCAACCAATCAAATACAACTCGGAGGAGTAGATGGTATCGTTTACGTTTTGGAATATGTGGAAACTCTAGTTTCTCCTTTTTCTTTGCCTACCGATTAA
- the LOC130462614 gene encoding uncharacterized protein produces MKKMESFHLQPSMLYSNNNNNNNNQNYYGNRNFIMEEYNRVKTEKWLKHYSSSHEILIVGDGNFSFSLSLAMAFGSASNLFSTSIDSYDSLITTYKKAGLNLSQLRAMGATVVHEVDARKMKDHPLLKWRQFDFFVYNFPHAGFYGTEDNPAMINMHQGLVHDFFSNARCLLRQNGEIHVTHKTKSPYSCWNLKELALKNSLLLKDSVPFNIRDYPFYENKRGHGSTIDEPFDWRDSCTFKFTLAPPLKIYEYFNNHFSSHSNQPGCRKIDLSNSSVGSDSDKIGLQVTKFCSRPNIFRSGVGSIFDKSTGRLYPRLKFIVKAEVRHHPRAAGYAGVLVDENHSVRAMFCGPLSYYMPYLDVNVAALLAVKYAILMFERSEYCNRNNVVLDVETDSNLAVSWIGSQFGNPRELFADLKEITMALGRIQNHVEFCYNWREYQYGGNIKNIFSYCLVQSYMEQITSLSHACEYFRQNIVLDLYPFIYVNTLTRELQFLGRSLYR; encoded by the exons atgaaaaaaatGGAGTCTTTTCATCTTCAACCTTCAATGTTAtattcaaataataataataataataataatcaaaattactATGGAAATCGAAATTTTATAATGGAAGAATATAATAGGGTAAAAACAGAGAAGTGGTTGAAGCATTATTCATCTAGTCATGAAATATTAATAGTGGGTGACGGAAATTTCTCATTCTCACTGTCTTTGGCTATGGCTTTTGGTTCTGCTTCTAATCTTTTTTCAACTTCTATTGATTCTTATG ATTCTTTGATAACTACATATAAGAAAGCAGGATTAAATTTATCACAGTTAAGAGCAATGGGAGCTACCGTTGTACATGAAGTGGATGCGCGAAAGATGAAAGATCATCCCTTACTCAAATGGAGACAGTTCGATTTCTTTGTCTATAACTTTCCCCATGCTGGCTTCTATGGAACTGAAGACAATCCTGCTATGATCAA TATGCATCAGGGTCTTGTCCATGACTTCTTCAGTAATGCTAGGTGTTTACTCCGACAAAACGGCGAAATTCATGTTACTCATAAAACCAAGTCTCCCTACTCTTGTTGGAATCTCAAAGAACTTGCACTCAAAAACTCCTTACTCCTAAAGGACAGTGTTCCTTTCAATATCAGGGACTACCCTTTCTATGAGAACAAGAGAGGACATGGTTCAACAATCGATGAACCTTTCGATTGGAGAGACAGTtgtacattcaagttcactctTGCGCCGCCACTCAAAATCTACGAGTACTTCAACAACCATTTCTCAAGCCATTCCAACCAGCCAGGTTGCAGGAAGATAGACCTGTCAAACAGTTCGGTCGGGTCGGATTCGGATAAAATTGGATTACAGGTCACAAAATTTTGTTCAAGACCTAATATTTTCAGGTCAGGGgtcgggtcaatttttgacaaGTCTACAGGAAGACTCTACCCCCGGCTAAAATTCATCGTCAAAGCAGAAGTTAGACATCATCCGAGGGCAGCAGGATATGCAGGGGTCTTAGTAGACGAAAACCATTCAGTTCGAGCTATGTTTTGTGGGCCATTGTCTTATTACATGCCTTATTTGGATGTCAATGTTGCTGCATTACTTGCTGTCAAATATGCAATACTGATGTTTGAGAGATCAGAGTATTGCAACAGAAATAATGTGGTACTTGATGTTGAAACTGATTCCAATCTTGCTGTTTCATGGATTGGATCACAATTTGGAAACCCTAGAGAGTTGTTTGCTGATCTCAAGGAGATTACTATGGCTTTGGGTCGTATTCAAAATCATGTCGAATTCTGCTATAATTGGAGAGAATATCAATATGGAGGTAATATCAagaatatattttcatattgtCTCGTACAATCTTACATGGAGCAAATCACATCTTTGAGTCATGCATGTGAATATTTTCGACAAAATATAGTGTTAGATTTATATCCTTTTATTTATGTTAATACCCTTACGCGCGAGCTGCAATTTTTGGGACGTAGTTTATATCGTTAG